The genome window CGGGGATGCGTCCATATTCGTCCCCGCTTTTCACACATTAATCTGTAAATTTGATATTATGCCGCAAAAGGAAGCCAAAACAACACCCAAAATCCTTTACTCCTGCTATTCAAATATCAGCAGAGAGGGAGAGCAATTTATAGGTGATCATATTTTAGGCTACATTATTTCAGGAAGCACAGACCTTTATGTGGGCGGCAAAAGCTATGTTTTTAACGAGGGCGATTTCAGGTTTCTTCGTAAAAACCAGCTGGCCAAGTTTTCCAAACACCCGCCAAAGGGTGGCGAGTTTAAAACGATATCCATTGTTATGGATAAAGAAACCCTGGGCAGCCTAAGCGAAGAACTGGCCCTGCAAACGCCACAACCATATACCGGTGATAGCGCCATGATGTTGCAGCCCGCTCCTCTTTTAAAAAACTATATCGATTCATTAGCGCCATATATGGATGGCTCTGGTAATGATAATAAAATGCTGACCACCTTAAAGGTGAAAGAAGCTATAATGATATTACTGCAAACCAACCCAGCACTAAAGAATACCCTGTTTGATTTTAGCGAACCAGGTAAAATTGACTTGGAGGCCTATATGAACGAGCATTATAAATTCAACGTTGACATACGCCGTTTTGCTTATTTAACCGGTCGCAGCCTGGCTACCTTTAAACGCGATTTTGAAAAAATATTCCATACCTCGCCCAACCGCTGGTTGCAGCAAAAACGCCTCAACGATGCCTACTTTCTGATCAAAGAAAAGGGATGGAAAACTTCAGACGTGTTTATGGAAGTCGGCTTTAAAGATTTCTCACACTTTTCATTCGCGTTTAAGAAAGCGTACGGTATAGCACCCTCAAGGCTAATTTAAAAACATCTTTTTAGCTGTAAAATGATGTTTTTTGTCATAATCCGGTGAATTTCATGCTAACTACAGATTGTGATTGTAATATTGTTGTTATAACATCGTTTCTCTATTCTCAATGTTATAATTATCAATCGATTGGGTATTTAACAATTGACCAAACAAAAATTTCACCTTATGGATCGGAAAGAATTTTTTTCAATAGTAGGTGTAGGTGCCGCTTCGGCCCTGGTAATGAGTTGCGTTGGGTGTTCAAAAAGTTCTGATTCCGGAAAATCATCAGTAACGGGGCCTACAGGAGTAAATTTTACCTTAGATCTTACTTTAGCCGCAAACGCAGCGCTGCTTAATAACGGTGGTTACCTTGCTGCCAACGGCGTTTTAGTGGCGAAGACCAGCGCCGGCGCCTATATTGCTGTGCAGCAATCATGCACACATCAAAACTACCCTTTGGTATATGAGGGATCAAGCCAGCAGTTTTTCTGCAATAATCACGGATCTGCATTTTCAGAAAAAGGTGTTGTTTTAAATTCACCGGCAAACAGAAACCTTACAGTATATAATACGTTAGTTACAGGAACTTCGTTAAAAGTTTATTCATAATACAAACAGGAATTTTATATGAAATTATTAGCATTTATTTTTATAGCATTTATTGCAAACACACCCTGGCTAGGTGATTTTAACCAGGCTGAAACACAGGCGCAAAAAGAACATAAGCGCATCCTGATCAATTTTTCAGGATCAGACTGGTGCGGGCCCTGTATCCGCCTGCGTAAAGAGATCTTGGAATCAACAGAATTTGACAATTTTGCTTCTGATCATCTTGTTTTAGTACGCGCCGATTTCCCGCGTCAAAAGAAAAACCAGTTGGATAAAGAACAGGTAAAACGCAATGAAGCATTAGCAGATAAATATAACCCTGACGGCAAATTTCCTTTTACGGTATTGGTTGACGAGAACGGCAAAATATTAAAAGAATGGGATGGCTTTCCAAATGAGTCGGCAACTCAGTTTATTGAGCAAATTAATCCTTTGGTAACCAGCAGCCGCTAACCTGCGATATGGTCAATGTACACCGTCGCGTTTTAAAGTTAATGGGCAACCGCTTTGAAATCAGCATTGTGGTTGATGATGTTGTTTTGGCCGAAGCGCACATAGACGCTGCAATAGATGAGATCAGACGGATAGAAAAGCTGCTTACTACTTTCAGCGACGACAGCCAGACAAATGAAATAAACCGGAACGCGGGGATAAAACCGGTAAGAGTTGACGAGGAGGTATTCAGCCTGGTTGCGCGTTCGTTAAAAATATCATCCATAACACAGGGCTCATTCGATATTACTTATGGGTCCATTGATAAAAGCCTTTGGAACTTTGATATTAACATGAAGGCACTCCCTGATGCCGAAACGGCAAGGGAATCAGTAAGATTGATCAATTATCAAAATGTGCTGCTTGATGCCGAAAACAGCACGGTGTTTTTAAAGGAAAAAGGAATGCGGATTGGTTTTGGGGGAATAGGCAAGGGATACGCTGCCGACAAGGCAAAAAACTTACTGCAGCAACGAGGCGTTGCAAGCGGGATAGTAAATGCAGCAGGTGACCTTGTTACCTGGGGTACACAACCCAGCGGCAAAGCATGGACGATAGCGATTGCTGACCCCGACCAGAGCAGCACGCCTTTTTCTACATTAAATATCAGCAATATGGCCATAGCTACATCAGGTAATTATGAAAAATATGCCGTTATAAACGGGAAACGATACTCACATACTATTGATCCGAAAACCGGTCTTCCTGTTGGCGGCATCAAGAGTGTTAGCATTATTTGCCCAAGCGCAGAGCTGGCCGATGCAATGGCCACCCCGGTAATGGTAATGGGCGTTAAAGTAGGGCTTGATTTGATCAACCAACTGCCGCAAATGGCCTGCGTAATTATTGATGATTACAGCAGGGTACATCATTCAAAGAACATCAACTTAAAAAATTAATATGACAAAGAAAAAAAGCCTGGTGCTTTCCTTTTTTAGCCTTGGATTTGTTTGCCTGCTTGCTTCATGCAGCTCAGTAAAACAGTACCAAAAAAACAGGCTAAACGATGCAGAGATGGAGCTCTCTGCACGCAAAGCACAAAAATTTGAGCAAAGCTTTCAGTTATATCGCGAAGGTGCATCAGGTGCCAATGGCGGCAAAAGCGGCGGTGGCTGCGGTTGTAATTAATTTTAAATTCCCGTAAATGAGAAAAATATATTTAGGTGTACTGGCTTTATATTTAGGCATATTGTCGTCGCACGCACAAACAACAACAACAACACCACCAGCTGTTGCAGACAGTTCAAATTATCAGACGCGTAAGCTTAAAGTTGATGAAATAAACTTTGTGTCTGCTTTTTATCATCAAAATGGCAATAATTCAGCAGTAACCGGTGGGATTGGAACCGAAAAATTAAGCGATTTTGCCAACACACTTGATGTGCAGCTATCAAAGTACAATAAAGCAGGCCGCAAAAACACGTTTTTATTTGAATTGGGTGTTGATCATTATACTTCTGCTTCATCGGATAAAATTGATCCGTATAGTGTATCATCTGCTTCAAGCCAGGACACCAGGGTTTACCCATCTCTTAACTGGACACAATCAAACGATAAAACAGGTAATGCCTTTGGGTTTACCGGTTCATACTCACATGAATTTGACTACCAGTCGTTCGGTGCAGGTTTTAATTTAACCAGGGTGTCTGCCGATAAAAACACACAGTTTGACTTTAAGGCGAATGTATTTTTAGATACCTGGAAAGTGATCCTCCCTGTTGAATTACGTCCGCCGGGTTACGGATCAGGATCGCACCGGGATGATAACCGGCCGGTTGACAGTAAACCAAGAAACTCTTTCAGTACAGCATTTTCCCTTTCGCAGGTAATCAGCACCAGGCTGCAGGGCTTGTTTATTGTTGAACCATCCTACCAAAAAGGGTTATTGGCTACAGACTACCAGCGGGTTTATTTTAATGGCGATTTTGCAACAGGCGCAGGGCCGAATGGCGACGTTTATAACGAGCGGATAGAGAGCCTTCCGGGAAGCCGCTATAAACTGCCAATAGGCGTAAGGTTTAACTATTTTCTTGACGATCACTTCATCATCCGTACGTTTTACCGGTATTATATGGATAACTGGGGAATCAGGGCCAATACAGCGGAGGTTGAGGTGCCCGTTAAGCTAACTTCTTTTGTGTCGCTTAGTCCTTTTTACAGGTACACCGATCAACATGGTACCCGGTACTTTGCCCCATACGGGCAGCACAGCGTTACCGAGAAGTACTACACAAGTGATTATGACCTTTCAACGTTTCACAGCAATTTTGTTGGGCTTAACGTAAGGCTGGCACCGCCTAACGGCGTATTTGGCTGGCAGCATTTAAATATGCTCGAGTTCAGGCTTGGCCATTATGTGCGTTCAACCGGGTTAAACTCAAACATAGCAACGGTGAACCTTAAATTTAAATAATTCTTGATTGTTTATATTGTGGCCATACTTCGCGTTTAACTACCGCGTTGTATGGCCTTTTTTTGTGCCTATCGGCCGCCGTTTATCATATCGGAGGTAATGCCGGCACTGTCTTTACGCTCGGCTAAGAAAATGCCTGCAAGATGCACTGTAATAAACGCAAGGATCAGATACATCGTAAATTGATGGATTTCGCGAATGGCGTGAATGGCCTTAAGCGCAGGCACATCATCTTCAAAAGCAAGGCATAAACCGGTAACGGCCATAGTTATTATAAAGAGGTAAAAAACGGCATAAATTGTTTTAACCCAAAACTCGTGCTTCGCCAGCTCCCTGTTTTTCTTAATTACAAAAAAATCATTATAAGCTATTTTAATTTTGCGGATCAGCTTTTGATCAGCCAGTTGAAAAAATTCAAGCAGGATGCGGAACAAAACCAACGCGGCCAAACCGTACCCTAAATAGGTGTGTATTGCCCAAACTTTATCACTCAGTTCATGTGCGACAGACCTTGCCTGGTCATCCGTTACATTAGCGCCTGCCTCATGCAGCTGACCTTTAATAAACGCTGCGTTTTTGCGTGTTTTTAATAACGTTGAATTAAGCAGTACTGTAAGCAACGAACCTGTGATTACTATCGCATTTAACCAATGCCAGAAACGCAATGGCGCCGAATATTTTTTGTTTTTACCAGGATGTTGTATATCCCTGCGCTTAGGCTCAATTGTTACCATATTTTTCTTCTTTAATCAGTATTTTAGTTTGTATAAAGTTAGTTTCTTCAGTTCCGCTGCAATTTAAAAACGGCGGCCCAATATTATTTTGAAAATTGATTTGTCTGCGCTATCGGTAAGGCCAAAACCGTAGCCTGCGTTAAACTCCCAGTTAGGGTTAAAGTTTAAATCAGTTGCTATGAATAACTGGTGCTGCTCCTCCTGTATTGGATAATAACTAAAAAATGGCCCTGTACTTCCATAATATTCCAATCCAAGGGAAACCACTTTCGAAACATCATAACTGCCTTTAATGTTTGGCGAAAAGATCAGTCCGAGGTTTTGATCCGGCCCTTTAAAGCTCTGTTCTAAAGTTGGGTTTACTGAAACGTACCATTTACCCCACCGCTTATCAACAATTGGCCTTATTTCTAACGAACTGGTATTGGCAGCATATTGCACCTTCTGAAAACCAAACTCCAATGATAAACTTACGCCTACAGGCCACTTCCAGCTTTCAGGCACCGCTACCCTGGGCCTGATATGCGACCCGACATAGCCTGTGCGCCCATCGCTACCTATGGTATTAAAAAAATAAAATCCCGTTTCGAACCATGGCGTCCAGCCATGGGTTATTTCAATGGTTTCGTGAAAAACATGGTTGGTAGGCAAAACGCCGTCAGCAACAGTTTTACTGCCATCAAAGGTAAAATTGCTGTGCAGTTCCAGCATTGTGCTTCCTTTTTCAACGGTTTCTGATCCGTAAACCTGGATCTCATAATTATCCTGTGCTTGTAGGTTTGCACCTAACATAAAGCAAATACATATCGTTATAAAATATTTCAGCATCGGCATTTATATATTGCTGGTTTATTAGCTAAATTTCCTTTTTAAAAGTATATTGTAAATCTGGAGTAAAACTGAAGTTCCCTGACAGGCGGTATTTAAATAAATACATAAAATTCCCAGACGGCGTCTTCAGCTTTACTTCAGAATCATATAATAGTTTTAATAAAAAATTAAAGTTGAAACTCCTGATAGTTGAAGATGAGCCCGGTCTGCGCGAGAGCATAGAGAAATACTTTACCGAAGAGGGAAGTATCTGCGAAACAAGCAATACCCTTGAATCTGCACTCCAAAAAATCGCTATTTATGAATACGATTGTATTATACTGGATATTGGTTTACCGGACGGGGAAGGGTTTGCCATACTTGATTATTTAAAATTACACAACAAGCAGGACTGTGTGCTGATCATCTCGGCCCGGAACTCATTAGACGATAAAATCAAAGGGCTTAACATTGGGGCGGACGATTACATCACCAAGCCCTTTCATTTGGCTGAATTAAAAGCACGGCTACTAGCTATTTTTCGCAGAAAAGCATTCGGCAGCACCAACGTACTCAATTATAAAGAGATAAGCATTGACCTTTTGGGGCGAAATGTGAGTATTGATGAAAAAAACATTGTTCTTACCCGGAAAGAATACGAAATGCTGCTGTATTTTATTGCTAACAAAGGAAAGGTGATCTCGAAAAATGCCATAGCGGAACACCTGTGGGGGGACGAAATGGATATGCTGGATAGCTTTGATTTTATTTATACGCATATTAAAAACCTCAGAAAAAAACTGTCAGATATTTCTGGTAAAGACTATTTCGCGTCCGTTTATGGTGTGGGCTATAAATTTGTTTAACTATGAAATTAGCAGCGCATTATAATAAAGCGAGTATCATTATTAGCGTTACTGTATTATTCATATCCGGACTGATATATTATTTTGTTATTAACCGGATTGCCCGTGAACAACTGGACAGTAACCTGTCTGAAGAAATAGGAGAAGTAGTTGATTACGTAAACCAGAACCAGCGACTGCCAAAATCTGTTGATTTTGACGAGGACCTCACCACCTTTGCTAAAACAAACCTGGCTAAATTTGATACCAAATACTTTGATACCCCTTACCAAAATCCGCGGGAGAAAAAAGTGGAAGCCGGGCGTGCTGTTTCCACCCTTATCAAATGCAAAGGCGAAAACTTTATTGTTACCATTGTGGTGTCACGCGAAGACACAGAATATCTTATTCAAATTATATTCATTATTACTTTATCATTAACTACTGTATTATTAACGGTACTGATAATAACCAACCGATATATTTTGAACGGCCTTTGGCGTCCTTTTTATTACATATTAAACCAAGTAAAAAGCTTCAATGTGTCTGATAATAAAAAGATGGATATTATCGAAGCAAAGGCAGATGAATTCAGGGAGTTGGGTGAGGCCGTGTCAACCATGTCATCAAGGGTAACCTCAGACTATCACGGGTTAAAAACCTTTACAGAAAATGCCTCACACGAGATAATGACGCCTTTGGCTGTTATTACTTCGAAGCTGGATACACTGATACAGGATGAAACATTGGGGCCAGACCAATTTGCCCAAATAACAGATATTTACTCCGCAACCAATAAGCTTTCCCGTTTAAACCAGTCGCTTTTATTACTGGTAAAAATTGATAATAATTTATTGCATGAAACAGAAAAGCTAAATGTAAAAACCATTATCCGGGAAAAAATCCAACAGTTTAATGAGCTGATTCAAAATAAAAATATTGAGTTGGACTATATGCTTGATGATGTCGACATTATTGCAAACAGGTATTTAACTGATGTATTGATCAATAACCTTTTCAGTAATGCAATACGGCATAATAAATTGCATGGACAAATAAAAATAACGCTGGCAGGCAACAAATTGCTGTTTCAAAATTCCGGCGATCCTTCTCCCCTTCGGGAAGCAACTATTTTTACACGTTTTCATAAAGGGAGATCGTCAGACGGCACCGGTTTAGGCCTGGCCATTATGAAAAACATTTGTAATCAGCGTAATTTTGACTTAAAGTATGAATATCTGAATGACCTCCATTCTTTCGAAATAACTTTTTGACCGTAAAGAAATCGATGTTTTCCATATAAACAGCAGCTACGAAAGCCTGGTAGCTGGGAACGTTCCCGAAGATGGCTATCCGTTAAAAGATATTGTAAATTTTGCACCCTCATTTATCCTGCTTTCAACAGCAATCTGGCCGCCCAGGCTCGTGACGTGGTTATACACCAGGTACAAGCCAATCCCCTTACTGTCGGTATGTTCATGAAATTTCTGATTAAAGCCAAAGATCTTGCCTTTAGCCTTCTCCATGTCAAACCCCATCCCGCCATCTGAAAAAATTAACCGGGTTCTCCCGTTAACCCTTTTAGTACAAATGGAGATATTTGGAAAACTATCTGGTTTTGAATACTTTATTGAGTTACTGATTAAATTAAGAAAGATACTTTCCAGGTAACCTTTATTAAATTCAACCTTTTCAGCCGCTGAAAAGTCAACGCGTAATACCGCCCTTGAATTTTTAACTAATGATTGCAAAGGTTGCAATGCGGAAGTTAAACATTCATTGAAACTTATCTCTGCAACTGTAACGCCTAGGTTGTTTTTTTCAATTAAATTATCTACAAAATTGTTTAAGGTAACTTTTAAACTATCGGTAGTTGTCCTCATCATTTCTATAAACTCGAGTGTTTCCTGATCTTCTATCTTTGAAACATCCAGAAGGCTAAAAACAGAAATAAGGTTGCTTACGGGTGCCCTCAGATCATGCGATGTCATGTAAGCAAGTTGCTTCAAATCATTGTTAAGCTCAGTTAGATTGGTAAGCAGTAAGTTCCGGTCGTCTTCAATTCTTTTTTTATGGGTAACGTTTCTTGCTATGGCAAAAACAACTTTTTCACTCTCAATAGGCATCGACGTCCAGTGCAACCAAACAATACCCCCGCTTTTGGTAACATACCTGTTTTCAAAATTCAACAGCGGAACGTCATTTAACAGATTTTCCCGATGACCTGCTGTAAGATGCTTATCCTCATGGTAAATAAACTCGTGAATGGGTTTAGCCAGCAATTCTTCGTTAGTGTATTCCAACACTTTTGAAACGGTGGGATTTATTCGTTTAAAATAGCCATCATATCCCGCAATGCAAAGCAGGTCAGGTGACATGTCGAAAAAGAGCTCAAGATTAAACGTGTTTTTTGAATTCTGTTTGTTCCCTTTAGCCGCCATCCTTATTTGTCATAATACCTGTTTTCAGCTTCGATTAAATAAGAAAACTGCCAAATAACGTAAGTGATTTGATTACCCATCATTATCTCCCAGTTTATACCAAAACAAAAAATCACGCCTATTGATACGTACAAGTTAATTAAATAGTTGTAAGAATAGCAGCCTTTAACGTATTAAAAAATTTATTAACCCACAACTAGCTTTTTCAAAGTTTCTAAACCGGCTTTCGTTATTGAGCAATGCCCTTAATAAATTCCATCCTCCTTATTATACTGAACGCGTTTTCAGGGCGCTACCGTCTGCCGGGCTTACAGAAAATTCAGCAACTATTTTTTGAATTTTGTGTTTAAAATAGTCCGTCACGTTATAACCTAATGAATCAGCGTTTCGTATAAGTGGAATAGTTGTAAAAGTTAGCCCGGCGGTATTTTTATGAAAAAAGTAATTATAGCTTTAACTACAATTGTATTGATTGCCACGGCTGCAATCGGTATTACACACTACTATTCGGTAAAAATCTTGTCGGCCGGCAGGGCGTACACCTATTTTGAATCGCAATATTCAAAAGCCGAAAAAGATGCTACCCGGCATTTATTAAGCTACATCTATTCGCACGAGGAAACGGATTACCTTTTTTTCAACAATGACATCAGCATACTTAAAGGGGATAGCATTGCCAGGGACGCGCTAACTAACGGTAAAGACATTAAAATAGCACGCATTGGTTTTTTAATGGGCGGCAACAACAAAGATGATCTTCCTGAACTGATCTGGTTTTTTCAGAACTTTAAAAACACCAGTTTCTTTAACAAGGCAGTTCAGCAATGGCATCAGGCAGATCTATTGGTAGCAAAGCTGAGTCAAACAGGTGCGTTTGCCCATCATAAAATTCAATCGGGTAAGCCTGTTGACAAAGAAGGCCTTTTACTGCAAATAAATACCATATCTGACGAGCTGACCATAAAACAACAGAACTTTTCAGCGTTGCTTGGAAATACTTCGCGGATAGTTGATCATTATGTTTTTATGGCTGATTTTCTTACCGTTATTGTAATCCTCATCAGTTCTGCTTTACTTGGCGGCCTGATGTTGCGAAAAGTACATACATCAAAAAAGGTTATTGTTGAACAAAACCTTGCGCTTACGGACATGAATAAGCGTATAAATAAATTTGTTTACACAGTAACACACGATTTGCGGGCGCCATTATCTTCATTAACAGGCCTTATTTCGGTATTAGAAAAAGAAAAGGATATTGCTAAAGTCCCGGATTATACCGGAATGATGCGCGAAAGTATTGATTTGCAGGACAAACACATCCGGGATGTATTGCATACTATTCGTACCGATGGTGGTATGACTGCAGAGCTTTGTAATTTGGGCGAAATAATAAGCAGTGTGATAAGCCAAAACGCTTTCTTTTCCGAAGGAAAAAAGGTAAAGTTTTTAAGCGAACTTGAAGTTTGGCAGCTAAAATGTAATGTAACCAATTTAAAAACCGTATTTAACAATCTAATTTCAAACGCTATTAAATATGCTGATTTCAGCAAGCCGGAACAATGGGTGAAAGTGCGGTCATATAAAGACAATGAGCATTGCGTGATTGAAATAGAAGACAACGGAGTAGGTATAAGGCCAGAGCAGCGCAACAGCATTTTTAATAAATTTGTTAAATCGGGCACTAACAAAAAAAGCATGGGTCTTGGTCTTTATTTTACCAGGCAGGCTATTGAAGATATGAATGGCACTATAACAGTCAGATCGTTATTAGGCGGTGGTACCTCATTTATAGTTTCATTGCCTTTATAACATTGGCACCAAGCTGTTGATAATTGCTGATATCACCTTTAATACCCAGCATTCCGCCTATAATTTTATAAATTTCGGCAGGTTTTTTACCATTTTGGGCCAGGTAACGCACAGAAGTATCTCCGGCCGATTTTGATAGCTTTTGTCCCCCATTCATCAGTAACGGGTGATGGAAAAACGAGATTTCAAAAAAGGTATTTTTTTTCTGTTTTTTTGCAAGTGTATGCTGTGCAAGTGTTGAAGGCCACAGGTCCTCACCCCTTACAATTAAATCAATTCCAAAAAAAAGATCGTCAACTAACGAGGTAAGCTGGTAGGCTGGGAAGCCGTCTTTTTTTCGTACCACAAAGTGTTGCATTGCAGGCGGGAGCGCTACTTTCATCACACTACCGTTATAGTTCTTAACTGTCACCTCAGTATTGGCATCCGTGCGGAGCCGCCAGCTGATGTTTGGCAGCGATAATGAAATACTTCTTGCACTGCACACACATTCAGCCACGGCTAAGCTGCTGCGGGAGCAATCGCACGCAAATACCAACTCCTCATCTTCGAGTTGTTTAAGTGCCTGGTTGTATAGTGGTAACCGGTGTAATTGTGAATATGAAGATTCAAATTCAGCCAGATTTTCGGGCCCTTCATCCCAGGGGATCTCCAGAAAATTCAGCGTATTAAATATGTCCTGCAGGTATAATCTGTTCGCCCTGGCCTGGTCAAGGTCATCTATCCGCAATAAAATTTTCGCGCCGCTTTTTCGTGCCAAAAAGGCCGTTAACGCAAACGAAGCAATATTGCCCAAATGCAAATAACCGCTTGGCGTTGGCGCTATCCGGGTTTTATTAAAACTGTCAGGCAACTGCGGCATCTTAAATCAGTGTAAGCTTATTCATCGGCCAGTTCTATCCATACCGGGCAATGGTCGCTTGTTTTTTCCCACCCGCGTACATTTCGGTCGACAGCTGCGGCAACAAGGCGTTTGTCAAGCTCCGGGCTCAACAGGAAATGATCAATCCGTAACCCGGCGTCCCGGCCGTACGCATTTCGAAAATAATCGTAAAAAGTATAGATCTTCTCGTTGGGGTAAATCTTCCTGATTGCATCCGTCCAGCCCTGTTCAACCAATGTTTTAAAAGCCAGCCTTGTTTCGGGCCTGAAAAGCGCATCCTCTACCCATCGCTCGGGCTTATAAACATCAAGTTCCGTAGGCATTACATTATAGTCGCCGGTTAACACCACGGGCATCCCGGAGGCAAGTAATTCAGCAGCAT of Mucilaginibacter xinganensis contains these proteins:
- a CDS encoding sensor histidine kinase, producing the protein MKKVIIALTTIVLIATAAIGITHYYSVKILSAGRAYTYFESQYSKAEKDATRHLLSYIYSHEETDYLFFNNDISILKGDSIARDALTNGKDIKIARIGFLMGGNNKDDLPELIWFFQNFKNTSFFNKAVQQWHQADLLVAKLSQTGAFAHHKIQSGKPVDKEGLLLQINTISDELTIKQQNFSALLGNTSRIVDHYVFMADFLTVIVILISSALLGGLMLRKVHTSKKVIVEQNLALTDMNKRINKFVYTVTHDLRAPLSSLTGLISVLEKEKDIAKVPDYTGMMRESIDLQDKHIRDVLHTIRTDGGMTAELCNLGEIISSVISQNAFFSEGKKVKFLSELEVWQLKCNVTNLKTVFNNLISNAIKYADFSKPEQWVKVRSYKDNEHCVIEIEDNGVGIRPEQRNSIFNKFVKSGTNKKSMGLGLYFTRQAIEDMNGTITVRSLLGGGTSFIVSLPL
- a CDS encoding glutamate--tRNA ligase family protein translates to MPQLPDSFNKTRIAPTPSGYLHLGNIASFALTAFLARKSGAKILLRIDDLDQARANRLYLQDIFNTLNFLEIPWDEGPENLAEFESSYSQLHRLPLYNQALKQLEDEELVFACDCSRSSLAVAECVCSARSISLSLPNISWRLRTDANTEVTVKNYNGSVMKVALPPAMQHFVVRKKDGFPAYQLTSLVDDLFFGIDLIVRGEDLWPSTLAQHTLAKKQKKNTFFEISFFHHPLLMNGGQKLSKSAGDTSVRYLAQNGKKPAEIYKIIGGMLGIKGDISNYQQLGANVIKAMKL